The nucleotide window CGATCCCCGTTTCGGTACACGCATGACCGGCGAAGGCGAACGCGCGGAAATGCTGCACCGCATGTTCGAAGTCTGCTGCAAAAAGCACGGCCTCAATCAAATCCGCCGGCCGCTCTCGACTGAGCATTTTCGCCGGCCCTCGGCGCAGCAGGATCTCTTCGCAACAGAATAGCGGATCGTTGGATTGATGGATTTGTTTTCCAACGATCCATTTATCATTACACAGGCGGACGAGCCGCAACCCAAAAGCTTACTGTAAGCGGATTCTTCGAATATAGCAGATAAAGAAATGGCGCTATCCGCTATATTCGTGTAATCCGCTTACAAAAAATCTTTGCTTTTTTGCACAGAATTGGCTTTAAAAAAATTAGGTGAACAATAACCGCAAATATGTCATCGGCGAGGCCAGCGCTTCTTTCGGCATTTCGTTGGCCATCATGCTCGATATCCATTGCGCCACCTCGACGCTCTTTGCCGCTTTGCCCACCACGAGATTTAGCAACGGCTTGATGCGGCCGATGCGCTGCAACATGAAACTGGTTTGCAGCTCGTGGCCAATTTCACCCCACAACAAATTTGCGTACTCGCCCAATCTCTCCGCTGAAAAATTCTGTTCTTCACACGCGGCCGCGGATACCTGCGCCGCCAAATGTCCCGAATAAATCGCATTGCTGATGCCCTCGCCCGAGAACGGATCGATCAGACCGGCGGCGTCGCCCAGCAGCATGAAACCGTTGCCGTGAATTTGGCGGCGCTTGCTGCCCAGCGGCAAATTCCAGCCGCGAATCGCATCTGTAAGCTGCGCGTGCGCGAATCGTTTCTTAAATGTGGGCGACTCAGTAGCCGCAATGTGGGCCTCGCGCAGATTGATCTTGCGTTTGCGAATCTCGGAATGCAGCATGCCGATGCCGACATTGGCCAGCCCCTCCTCCAGCGGAAAAATCCAGAAATAGCCGGGCAGCACATCTTCAACAAAGTGAATCTCGATATAATCTGTCAGCTCGCTGACGCCGCGATAGTAGCCGCGCGTGGCCAGGCACCAATGCCGGGAATCGTGCTCATAAAGGTTCATGCCGCGCGCCACGATGGAGTTGAAGCCGTCGGCGCCCAGCACGAGATTCGCATGAAATTCCTGCGTCTCGCCCGAATTTTGATCGCGACCCGAGACGCCAACGGCACGATCGCCATCCTTGATGACTTGATCGACGTTGAAATTTTCAATGCAATCCGTCGCATTTTTCTTCGCGGCGCGGAACAACACCTCGTCAAACACCAATCGCCGGCAAACGTATCCGTGCACCTGCTTGTTCGAGCGCGGCGGGGTGAAAGAGATGTCGGCGCTCACGCCGTTGGGCGCGGAAAAGATGATGCCGCGCGCCTTTACTTTCGGCGCAGCTTGCAGATCGCTTTCCAAACCCAGCTCGCGCAAGAAGCGCAAGCCCTTGCCGGAAATCGCATCCCCGCAGATTTTGTCGCGGGGAAATTTGGCCTTGTCGAGCAGCAACGTCTTCAAACCGTGGCGGACACAATAGAGCGTGGCGGTCGCGCCCGCCGGCCCGCCGCCCACCACGATTACGTCGTATTCCTCCCTGCGTGTGTTCAGAATCGCCTCCTGATTGTGATTGGAAATGCGCGCTTGCGGAATGATCTGCGACGGCTTGGCCGTCGCATTTTGGTTCGCGCGAAATGGTAACAAGAATTATCGAAATCAGCAAGGCCTTTGAAATGGCGCTTGTTTCGGCGAGGGAATGAATGTATTTTGTGGCACAACAGCCGTTTCCCTTATCCGATTTTTGCCCAAGGAAAAATCGTTTGCAAAATGCCCAAATCTTGATCTCTCTTGCACTTCTCGTGCACGTCCTTTGTAGTCCCGCCCCCTTGTGGGGCGCTATGCCAGAGACAACGCTTGTTTTCGAAGAGCCGCCCACAAGGGGCGGGGGCTACGGAATTCACGGTTTTTGTAGTCCCGCCCCCTTGTGGGGCGCTATGCCAGAGACAAAGCTTGTTTTTGAAGAGCCGCCCACAAGGGGCGGGGACTACGGGAATCCTATTGAAAACGTACAAATGTGCAATTTGCACGAGCCTCCCAATCTGTCATTCCGAAAGAATCTTGTGAAGTTTAGCGTTAGCGCTGAATTGTCACAGGATTCCTTCGGAATGACAAATCGGGAGGGGTATCATTTTCAAGCCAACAACCCACTGGCCGCTTCTTCCAAGCGGGCCAACGCCCAAAGCAAAACACGCCGCGGCCCGCTGCACAGTCACAATCAATTTCCGGTTGCTTTGCCTTTTCTTTCATTCTCCGCGGAACCGGCAGCAACAATGCCAGTGAATCAGCTTCGTGTGGGACTCTCATACGATCGCGCCAATACCTTCGTCAAATCCGGCGGTATTGTGGAGAATCTCGATTCGTCCGGCAATCGCAATCCTTTCACGATCGAAACCGTGCAGCGCATTTTGCAAAACAACCCGAATGCCGATGCGTTTCTGATCGATGCCGAAGTGAATCGCTGGACGCTGCGGCTGGAATATACGCCATTTGAAAAATTCTCTTTGGCAGCAGAGTTGCCAGTGCTGCGCTTTGGCGGCCAGTTTATGGATCCGATGATCGAGCGCTTTCATAAAATTTTCGGCTTTCCCGACGGCGATCGCCCGGATTTTCTGCGACATGATGCCAATGTGTTTTTGTATTTCGATCAGCAGCTTTTCTTTGGAGACAAAAGTGATTTGGCGGGAACAGGGATTGGGGATTTGTCTTTGATTGCGAAGCAACAACTAATCACAGGGAAAAAGCTTCGACCGGCGCTGGCGCTCGCCGCCGGCCTCGAATTACCAACCGGCAACGACATAAAACTCCGTGGCAACGGTTCGTTCGATTATGGTTTCAATGTGTGCGCCTCGTGGGCTTGGCAGCGCAACTGGCTGGATTTGAATGTCGCCATAACCAAGCCCGGTCGTTGGGAGATTTTGCCGGAGCTTGAATTATCTCCGATTTATTTACTGACGTTGAACTACGAACATTCGTTCGGCAAACGCGTTTCTCTTTTGATTCAAGATCGCCACACCACCAGTCCCTTACGCGGCGTGACCGGCGAAGGCATTCGCCGCATGGCGCATGAAATCACTGCGGGGGTGAAGATCGACGGCAGCCACGGTCTGCGCTGGAGCATTGCGGTGACGGAGAATTATGCCTATTTCAACAGCTCACCGGATTTGGGGATGCAGGTGGGGGTGGAAATTCAGAAATGATTAGGTAGAACACGGTGAGGAGGCCCCGTCGGGGCGTCCCTGGTATCTATCATCAACCAGAAACGACAATGTCAATCAAGATTATCATCGGCATCGTCACAATCGCATTGCTGGCGATCATCATCGCGCGTCAATTTGTTCTTGGCAAAAAAATACGGCATTATCAAGCAGACGAAGTTGCGGAGAAATTGCGCAGCGCTTCCCCGCCGGTTTTGCTCGATGTGCGCACAATGGGAGAATTTCGCCGCGGCCATATCGTAGGCGCATTACACATTCCCGTGCAAGAACTGGGCAGGCGTTGGCAGGAATTGGAGGAATTTCGCGCGCGCGAGATTGTGGTCTACTGCGCCACCGGGCCGCGCAGCGTGAACGCAGTCAATATTCTGCAAAAACGCGGCTTCAATGCCGTCAATCTACGCGGCGGGATGAAGGCGTGGCAGGCAATTCAAAATGAATGATCTTGCCAGGGCATTGCACCGGGACGCCCCGACAATGGCATCATTTCCGGTGTTTGGAAAATTCTTCGACGATTTTATCCACCTGTTCGGCAGTCATTCCGCTCGCGCCAAATTTTTGTGCAG belongs to Cytophagia bacterium CHB2 and includes:
- a CDS encoding geranylgeranyl reductase family protein, whose translation is MLPFRANQNATAKPSQIIPQARISNHNQEAILNTRREEYDVIVVGGGPAGATATLYCVRHGLKTLLLDKAKFPRDKICGDAISGKGLRFLRELGLESDLQAAPKVKARGIIFSAPNGVSADISFTPPRSNKQVHGYVCRRLVFDEVLFRAAKKNATDCIENFNVDQVIKDGDRAVGVSGRDQNSGETQEFHANLVLGADGFNSIVARGMNLYEHDSRHWCLATRGYYRGVSELTDYIEIHFVEDVLPGYFWIFPLEEGLANVGIGMLHSEIRKRKINLREAHIAATESPTFKKRFAHAQLTDAIRGWNLPLGSKRRQIHGNGFMLLGDAAGLIDPFSGEGISNAIYSGHLAAQVSAAACEEQNFSAERLGEYANLLWGEIGHELQTSFMLQRIGRIKPLLNLVVGKAAKSVEVAQWISSMMANEMPKEALASPMTYLRLLFT
- a CDS encoding DUF3187 family protein, which codes for MYFVAQQPFPLSDFCPRKNRLQNAQILISLALLVHVLCSPAPLWGAMPETTLVFEEPPTRGGGYGIHGFCSPAPLWGAMPETKLVFEEPPTRGGDYGNPIENVQMCNLHEPPNLSFRKNLVKFSVSAELSQDSFGMTNREGYHFQANNPLAASSKRANAQSKTRRGPLHSHNQFPVALPFLSFSAEPAATMPVNQLRVGLSYDRANTFVKSGGIVENLDSSGNRNPFTIETVQRILQNNPNADAFLIDAEVNRWTLRLEYTPFEKFSLAAELPVLRFGGQFMDPMIERFHKIFGFPDGDRPDFLRHDANVFLYFDQQLFFGDKSDLAGTGIGDLSLIAKQQLITGKKLRPALALAAGLELPTGNDIKLRGNGSFDYGFNVCASWAWQRNWLDLNVAITKPGRWEILPELELSPIYLLTLNYEHSFGKRVSLLIQDRHTTSPLRGVTGEGIRRMAHEITAGVKIDGSHGLRWSIAVTENYAYFNSSPDLGMQVGVEIQK
- a CDS encoding rhodanese-like domain-containing protein, which codes for MSIKIIIGIVTIALLAIIIARQFVLGKKIRHYQADEVAEKLRSASPPVLLDVRTMGEFRRGHIVGALHIPVQELGRRWQELEEFRAREIVVYCATGPRSVNAVNILQKRGFNAVNLRGGMKAWQAIQNE